A window of Haloarcula sp. H-GB4 contains these coding sequences:
- a CDS encoding nitrite/sulfite reductase: MAHKKEEYKAELYGDEVREKLEEFAESGWESIPEDEREKWFSRFKFWGVFHHRGGQESYFMMRLTNCGGVLKPDQLRAIGEVARDYAKGPAENPEFGNGWIDFTTRQSIQLHWLKLEDIPEIWEKLEAVGVSSRSAGGDTMRNISGCPVAGKAEEFVESRPILDEIQETIRDDDDLANMPRKFNISVTGCKQGCAQDSINDIGLEPAHKFIGGEEVEGFNVRVGGGLGGREPREARPLDLFIRPEHAVETVRAFVEYYHEAGNRQNRSKNRARFFVDEHGTDAIREELDERLGFEFETAGTDFRGEYTYNAGKATEHGAHDHVGVYDQQDDKNYVGLSVPVGRLSAEDTIELADLADAYGSGEVRLTRRQNPLIMDVPDGNLSNLLNEPLLDKHSPEPNPFVQGAMACTGTEFCSLALTETKARMARLLRWLGDNVDMPDDVDRIKMHFSGCTADCGQAMTADIGLQGMRARKDGQMVEAVDIGVGGGIGAEPTFIEWVRQRVPADEVPGMIANIVEAYAALRSEGQTFREWVDATGHETIVELAEPEEVEGYTDPCLADGKQSWYPFDDGDSPAPTDAEGQPISADD, translated from the coding sequence ATGGCACATAAAAAAGAGGAGTACAAGGCGGAGCTGTACGGTGACGAGGTACGGGAGAAACTAGAGGAGTTCGCTGAGAGTGGCTGGGAATCGATTCCCGAGGACGAACGCGAGAAGTGGTTCTCGCGGTTCAAGTTCTGGGGCGTGTTCCACCACCGCGGCGGCCAGGAGTCGTATTTCATGATGCGGCTGACAAATTGTGGCGGCGTTTTGAAGCCCGACCAACTCCGGGCTATCGGCGAAGTTGCCCGCGACTACGCGAAGGGACCAGCCGAAAACCCTGAGTTCGGAAACGGCTGGATTGACTTCACGACGCGACAGTCCATCCAACTGCACTGGCTCAAACTCGAAGACATCCCGGAAATCTGGGAGAAACTCGAAGCCGTCGGCGTCTCCTCACGCTCGGCGGGTGGGGATACAATGCGAAATATCTCCGGTTGTCCGGTCGCCGGCAAGGCTGAGGAGTTCGTCGAGTCCCGCCCGATTCTCGACGAGATTCAGGAGACCATCCGCGACGACGACGACCTGGCCAACATGCCCCGGAAATTCAACATTTCGGTGACGGGGTGCAAGCAGGGGTGTGCTCAGGACAGCATCAACGATATCGGGCTGGAGCCAGCCCACAAGTTCATCGGTGGCGAGGAGGTAGAGGGGTTCAACGTCCGCGTCGGCGGCGGCCTTGGCGGTCGCGAACCCCGCGAGGCCCGTCCGCTTGACCTGTTCATCCGGCCCGAACACGCCGTCGAGACAGTCCGGGCTTTCGTTGAGTATTACCACGAGGCGGGCAACCGTCAGAACCGCTCGAAGAACCGCGCGCGCTTTTTTGTCGATGAACACGGGACTGACGCCATCCGCGAAGAACTCGACGAACGGCTTGGTTTCGAGTTCGAGACCGCTGGCACCGACTTCCGTGGGGAGTACACGTATAACGCCGGCAAGGCGACCGAACACGGGGCTCACGATCACGTCGGTGTCTACGACCAGCAAGACGACAAGAACTACGTCGGGCTCTCGGTACCCGTGGGCCGGCTCTCCGCCGAGGACACCATCGAGCTGGCGGACCTCGCTGATGCCTACGGCTCCGGCGAAGTACGCCTGACCCGCCGACAGAACCCGCTCATCATGGACGTGCCCGACGGGAACCTCTCGAATCTCCTCAACGAGCCGCTACTGGACAAACACTCGCCCGAACCGAACCCGTTCGTTCAGGGGGCGATGGCCTGCACCGGGACGGAGTTCTGCTCGCTGGCGCTCACAGAGACGAAAGCGCGGATGGCCCGCCTGCTCCGCTGGCTCGGTGACAACGTCGACATGCCCGATGACGTTGACCGCATCAAGATGCACTTCTCGGGCTGTACGGCCGACTGCGGCCAGGCGATGACGGCCGACATCGGCTTACAGGGGATGCGCGCTCGCAAGGACGGCCAGATGGTCGAAGCCGTCGATATCGGTGTCGGCGGCGGCATCGGCGCGGAGCCGACGTTCATCGAGTGGGTCCGCCAGCGCGTCCCCGCAGACGAAGTCCCGGGGATGATCGCCAACATCGTCGAGGCCTACGCCGCGCTCCGCTCGGAGGGCCAGACGTTCCGGGAGTGGGTCGACGCCACCGGTCACGAGACGATCGTCGAATTGGCCGAACCGGAAGAGGTCGAGGGATACACCGACCCGTGCCTGGCCGACGGCAAGCAGTCGTGGTATCCCTTCGACGACGGCGACAGCCCGGCCCCGACAGACGCCGAGGGCCAGCCGATTTCGGCGGACGACTGA
- a CDS encoding substrate-binding protein, producing MDWDTRGVTVTRRELLGAVGASSLAGLAGCGGDGRATTPTSSTEYANQPVDDNQVTIGLTIPQSGPFSPVGTGQQRGFELAIDHLNEGGGWVDTDAWQALSGGGILGRTVESVIADTESSSETARDVAETLVEQDGAVMVAGGGSTNTARELLKYCPTRGVVHMLGFAPGTNVTGIGCSRYGFQEMHNSRMAANALVPVLTERSEGRTEFYQLYASSDFGFTQSEQFRRRFQSENWSEMSKTKTRVGTENFRPQLREAVDADVDAIVLSYRGRDAVTALNQAKDIVPEEMGIVMPIVSRQLARDAGADMAGVVGTISWDYSIDTPLSTAFTESFNAAYAAAEARVPSDQARLAYAQMLQYAAAVERAGTFEPPAVIREIEDTTYQAGRGEATLRACDHQSMGPVPVVEGSSQGPEVLDVIEISTDVGYGCEEYPASECTDLGPYEPETADS from the coding sequence ATGGATTGGGATACGCGGGGGGTAACAGTGACGCGACGAGAGCTACTCGGGGCCGTCGGAGCGAGTTCGCTTGCCGGACTCGCTGGCTGTGGCGGGGACGGTCGCGCCACGACGCCGACAAGCAGTACAGAGTACGCGAATCAGCCGGTCGACGACAATCAAGTGACGATTGGACTCACAATCCCGCAGTCAGGACCGTTCTCGCCGGTTGGGACCGGCCAGCAGCGCGGCTTCGAGCTGGCCATCGACCACCTCAACGAGGGCGGCGGCTGGGTTGACACCGATGCGTGGCAGGCACTGTCCGGGGGCGGAATTCTCGGCCGGACAGTCGAGAGCGTCATAGCTGACACGGAGTCCAGTTCGGAAACAGCCCGGGACGTGGCGGAGACGCTAGTCGAGCAGGACGGGGCCGTGATGGTCGCTGGCGGCGGGTCGACGAACACGGCCCGAGAGCTGCTCAAGTACTGTCCGACCCGCGGCGTGGTCCATATGCTCGGGTTCGCGCCAGGGACGAACGTCACGGGTATCGGCTGCTCGCGATACGGGTTTCAGGAGATGCACAACAGCCGGATGGCCGCCAACGCGCTGGTCCCGGTGTTGACCGAGCGGTCCGAAGGGCGAACGGAGTTCTACCAGTTGTACGCCAGTTCCGATTTCGGCTTCACACAATCCGAGCAGTTCAGGCGCCGGTTTCAGTCGGAGAACTGGAGCGAGATGAGCAAGACGAAGACACGGGTCGGAACGGAGAACTTCAGGCCACAGTTGCGGGAGGCCGTGGACGCTGACGTCGATGCCATCGTGTTGTCCTACCGCGGGCGCGACGCGGTCACTGCGCTGAACCAGGCGAAGGACATCGTTCCAGAAGAGATGGGTATTGTCATGCCGATTGTGAGCCGGCAACTTGCCCGCGATGCCGGTGCCGACATGGCCGGTGTCGTCGGTACCATTTCGTGGGATTACAGCATCGATACGCCACTTTCAACAGCATTCACGGAGTCGTTCAATGCGGCGTATGCCGCCGCCGAGGCCCGAGTCCCGTCGGATCAAGCCCGACTGGCCTACGCACAGATGCTCCAGTACGCCGCGGCCGTCGAGCGGGCCGGGACGTTCGAGCCGCCGGCCGTCATCCGTGAAATCGAAGATACCACGTACCAGGCCGGACGCGGCGAGGCGACGCTACGGGCATGCGATCACCAGTCTATGGGGCCCGTTCCCGTCGTCGAGGGCTCCAGTCAAGGTCCCGAAGTACTCGACGTCATCGAGATTTCGACTGACGTCGGGTACGGCTGCGAGGAGTATCCGGCAAGCGAGTGTACTGACCTGGGGCCGTACGAACCCGAGACAGCCGACAGCTGA
- a CDS encoding glutamate-1-semialdehyde 2,1-aminomutase, giving the protein MNHEQSRALYDRALSVLSGGVNSSVRATRPYPFFVEKGDGGHVIDADGNRYIDFVMGYGPLLLGHSLPEQVQSAIQQHAAEGPMYGAPTEVEVELAEFVTRHVPSVEMLRFVNSGTEATVSAVRLARGYTGRDKIVVMQSGYHGAQESTLVEGEGDHTAPSSPGIPESFAEHTLTVPFNDEEAAHEVFEEHGDDIAAVLTEPILGNYGIVHPVEGYHDTLRELCDDHGSLLIFDEVITGFRVGGLQCAQGAFDIDPDITTFGKIVGGGFPVGAIGGKSEIIEQFTPAGDVFQSGTFSGHPVTMAAGLETLRYAAEHDVYDHVNDLGERLRAGLQDILEDQAPEYTVVGRDSMFKVIFTRDGPDSFEGQCEAGCQQQESCPRFEYCPKTGHDVTQAETERWERLFWPAMKDQGVFLTANQFESQFICDAHTGEDIENALEAYKEAI; this is encoded by the coding sequence ATGAACCACGAGCAGTCACGAGCGCTGTACGACCGCGCCCTGTCGGTGCTGTCGGGCGGCGTCAACTCCTCCGTGCGAGCGACGCGGCCCTATCCGTTCTTCGTCGAGAAGGGGGACGGCGGGCACGTCATCGACGCCGACGGGAACCGATACATCGACTTCGTCATGGGCTATGGTCCGCTGCTGCTGGGCCACAGCCTGCCCGAACAGGTCCAGTCGGCCATCCAGCAACACGCCGCCGAGGGGCCGATGTACGGCGCACCCACTGAAGTCGAGGTCGAACTGGCCGAGTTCGTCACCCGGCACGTCCCCAGCGTCGAGATGCTCCGGTTCGTCAACAGCGGGACCGAGGCAACGGTCTCGGCGGTCCGACTAGCTCGTGGCTACACGGGACGGGACAAGATCGTTGTGATGCAGAGCGGCTATCACGGCGCACAGGAGTCCACGCTGGTCGAGGGCGAGGGCGACCACACGGCCCCGTCCAGCCCCGGTATCCCCGAGAGCTTCGCCGAGCATACGCTGACTGTCCCGTTCAACGACGAGGAAGCCGCCCATGAGGTGTTCGAGGAACACGGTGACGACATCGCCGCGGTGCTCACCGAACCCATCCTCGGGAACTACGGCATCGTCCACCCGGTCGAGGGCTACCACGACACGCTCCGGGAGCTGTGTGACGACCACGGCTCCCTGCTGATCTTCGACGAGGTCATTACCGGCTTCCGCGTCGGCGGTCTCCAGTGTGCCCAAGGCGCGTTCGACATCGACCCCGATATCACCACCTTCGGGAAGATCGTCGGTGGCGGCTTCCCGGTCGGGGCAATCGGCGGCAAAAGCGAGATCATCGAGCAGTTCACCCCTGCCGGCGACGTGTTCCAGTCCGGGACCTTCTCCGGCCACCCCGTGACGATGGCGGCCGGCCTGGAGACGTTGCGGTATGCGGCTGAACACGACGTATACGACCACGTCAACGACCTCGGCGAACGACTTCGAGCGGGCTTGCAGGATATCCTCGAAGACCAAGCTCCCGAGTACACCGTCGTCGGTCGAGATTCGATGTTCAAGGTCATCTTCACCCGTGATGGTCCGGATTCGTTCGAGGGGCAATGTGAGGCTGGCTGCCAGCAACAGGAGTCCTGTCCGCGCTTCGAGTACTGTCCGAAGACCGGCCACGACGTGACACAGGCCGAGACCGAGCGATGGGAGCGGCTGTTCTGGCCCGCGATGAAAGACCAGGGCGTGTTCCTCACGGCGAACCAGTTCGAGTCACAATTCATCTGTGATGCCCACACAGGTGAAGACATTGAGAATGCGCTCGAAGCGTACAAAGAGGCGATATGA
- the nasA gene encoding assimilatory nitrate reductase NasA — protein MPSWTNGRRDGAWAAVSDWVPTTCMRCAVGCGHMHQGADEGYGIDAVRGDAAHPVSQGLACARGLRESKAPDGEWLTRPMVRSDGELRQTQWDVALARAVEGLQAAHQQDPDSVAILGSGQQTNEAAYALGKVARGGFGTRNYDANTTLCMASAVTAYYQAFGSDAPPCTYADISDADRHVVWGANPAVAHPVLFRWVQQSADEDGVEIIVVDPVRSETAENSEHHVAPAPGKDLALARAVLARIVETGRVDREFVDEATDGFEDLLATLPDAADAAAEAGVEMADVDLLADAMDQRALVYWGMGINQHVQGTETARALIDLTLATGNLRPGGGPFSLTGQANSMGTRICSSKGTWPGQRAFEDPDPRRLVADHWDVPVDRLPDDTGPGPVGMLEDDPEAVWAVATNPVAGMPEAESVRETFEDAFVVAQDAFHTETTEVADVVLPAATWGESDGTTTNMERTISRVRSATDLPSGVRSDLEIIATIGSRLFPDLFESTSPDPSDVFDEFTSLTAGTVADCSGITYERLDESHAVRWPAPDEESAGGYRYHADESWSFPTPSGRAQFSTGRQGSLPEPTDNDYPLTLNTAREADGYNTGVRSRGGEAGPLVARIHPETVAEHSGLVTDGTLTVETRRGSATVAIDRDEGVPHGMVWLPIHHPATNRLTLSDRDPQSDEPNFKQCAARLIAPEAELPPATAD, from the coding sequence ATGCCAAGCTGGACAAATGGGCGTCGGGACGGCGCGTGGGCGGCTGTGAGCGACTGGGTGCCGACGACGTGTATGCGGTGTGCAGTCGGCTGCGGGCACATGCACCAGGGCGCTGACGAGGGGTACGGTATCGACGCTGTTCGCGGCGACGCCGCGCATCCAGTCAGCCAGGGACTCGCCTGTGCCCGTGGTCTCCGGGAGAGCAAGGCCCCCGACGGGGAGTGGCTCACCCGGCCGATGGTCCGCAGTGACGGCGAACTCCGCCAGACCCAGTGGGACGTGGCGCTGGCCCGCGCTGTGGAGGGCCTTCAGGCCGCCCACCAGCAGGACCCTGACTCCGTCGCGATACTGGGTAGCGGCCAGCAGACAAACGAGGCCGCCTACGCGCTAGGGAAGGTCGCCCGCGGCGGCTTCGGCACGCGCAACTACGACGCCAACACGACGCTGTGCATGGCCAGCGCCGTCACCGCCTACTATCAGGCCTTCGGCAGCGACGCCCCGCCGTGTACGTACGCCGACATCAGCGATGCCGACCGCCACGTCGTCTGGGGGGCGAACCCGGCGGTCGCCCACCCCGTGCTGTTCCGCTGGGTCCAGCAGTCCGCCGATGAAGACGGTGTGGAGATCATTGTCGTTGACCCGGTCCGCTCCGAGACTGCGGAGAACTCCGAGCACCACGTCGCGCCTGCCCCAGGCAAGGACCTCGCGCTGGCCCGGGCTGTTCTCGCTCGTATCGTTGAGACGGGGCGTGTCGACCGCGAATTCGTCGACGAAGCGACCGACGGGTTCGAGGACCTGCTCGCGACGCTGCCCGATGCCGCCGATGCCGCCGCCGAGGCCGGTGTCGAGATGGCCGACGTGGACCTGCTTGCCGACGCGATGGACCAGCGGGCGCTCGTCTACTGGGGCATGGGCATCAATCAGCACGTCCAGGGGACCGAAACCGCCCGGGCGCTCATCGACCTGACGCTGGCGACTGGGAACCTCCGGCCCGGCGGGGGCCCGTTCTCGCTGACCGGCCAGGCCAACTCCATGGGGACCCGTATCTGCTCCTCGAAGGGGACCTGGCCCGGCCAGCGAGCCTTCGAGGACCCGGACCCCCGTCGCCTCGTCGCCGACCACTGGGACGTGCCGGTGGACCGCTTGCCCGACGACACCGGCCCCGGCCCGGTCGGGATGCTCGAAGATGATCCCGAGGCCGTCTGGGCTGTCGCCACAAATCCCGTCGCCGGGATGCCCGAGGCAGAGAGCGTCCGCGAGACGTTCGAAGACGCGTTCGTCGTCGCGCAGGACGCCTTCCACACCGAAACGACGGAGGTCGCCGATGTGGTCCTGCCCGCCGCGACGTGGGGGGAAAGCGACGGAACGACGACGAACATGGAGCGGACCATCTCCCGGGTTCGGTCGGCCACCGACCTACCGAGCGGGGTCAGGTCGGATCTGGAGATCATCGCCACCATCGGTTCACGGCTGTTCCCCGACCTGTTCGAAAGCACGTCGCCGGATCCGTCGGATGTCTTCGACGAGTTCACATCGCTCACTGCAGGAACGGTCGCTGACTGTTCGGGCATCACCTACGAGCGCCTCGACGAGAGCCACGCCGTCAGGTGGCCCGCGCCGGACGAGGAAAGCGCCGGCGGCTACCGCTACCATGCCGACGAATCGTGGTCGTTCCCGACGCCGTCCGGTCGGGCACAGTTCTCGACCGGCCGCCAGGGGTCGCTCCCGGAACCAACCGACAACGACTACCCGCTGACCCTGAACACCGCCCGCGAGGCCGACGGGTACAACACCGGCGTCCGATCCCGCGGCGGCGAGGCCGGCCCGCTGGTGGCTCGCATCCATCCCGAGACGGTCGCGGAACACAGCGGCCTCGTCACCGACGGGACGCTGACCGTCGAGACCCGTCGGGGCTCCGCGACGGTCGCCATCGACCGGGACGAGGGCGTCCCCCACGGGATGGTGTGGCTCCCGATTCACCACCCGGCGACGAACCGGCTGACGCTCTCGGACCGGGACCCTCAGTCCGACGAGCCGAACTTTAAGCAGTGTGCCGCCCGCCTCATTGCCCCGGAGGCCGAATTGCCGCCGGCCACGGCCGACTGA
- a CDS encoding chemotaxis protein CheC, with the protein MGLKVDVRKLDLFNQMAKEGSGTVAENLGQLTGLDATVRTSQINFLDIEDVKTHIGDDKGVGIYVELNEPPYGYVLFLLEPADSKQMASAMMGGMGEPSEGEGFSDMERSAMQEIGNIMTSAFIDGWANVLETTIDMGTPNFVFGPADGIIDEMGGWPDSDLVFVVDSRITVDDGDLGMTVYTFPELEDLVALIQDIDLDTDVAVDTEASDILD; encoded by the coding sequence ATGGGCTTGAAAGTGGACGTGCGGAAGCTGGACCTTTTCAATCAGATGGCAAAAGAGGGGTCTGGGACAGTCGCGGAGAACCTCGGTCAGTTGACCGGGCTCGACGCGACAGTTCGGACCTCACAGATCAATTTTCTCGACATCGAAGACGTCAAAACACACATCGGCGACGACAAGGGCGTCGGCATTTATGTCGAACTGAACGAACCGCCCTACGGCTACGTCCTGTTTCTGCTCGAACCGGCCGACAGCAAGCAGATGGCCAGCGCGATGATGGGTGGCATGGGTGAGCCAAGCGAGGGCGAGGGGTTCTCCGACATGGAACGGTCGGCGATGCAGGAGATCGGCAACATCATGACCTCCGCGTTCATCGACGGGTGGGCCAACGTGCTGGAGACGACCATTGATATGGGGACACCGAACTTCGTGTTCGGCCCGGCCGACGGCATCATCGACGAGATGGGTGGCTGGCCGGACTCTGATCTAGTGTTCGTCGTCGACTCGCGTATCACTGTCGACGACGGTGACCTCGGGATGACCGTGTACACGTTCCCCGAACTAGAGGACCTCGTCGCGCTGATTCAGGATATCGACCTCGACACCGACGTGGCGGTAGACACCGAAGCCAGCGATATTCTTGACTGA
- a CDS encoding MFS transporter, producing the protein MGLIKMTKYRTLLLATIGFNFSFLIWFSFAPFTGPMAEEFGLSTAEIGILASSAIWMAPFGRMLTGWLSDKFGAPAIFAIVLAYVGVFSIGSAFAQDYSVFFVLRLIVATAGITFVIGIQHVAEWFEEENLGLAEGIYAGVGNAGAAGGALILPRVFGSGWSGPLFSTNWRAAFFYTGIVSILLAIAYYTLGEAAKTDAKRQATKENTNFKGWLHTATRYGTVVLAAAYIMSFGLELSMNGWLATYYREAFNQDNLVIASTFAATFSIAAGLLRPFGGYGSDLLARKEKNILPFFKGQYRGQWTFLGLCFIVVMMFAMTLAGLSGVLLNAVVIGFLVGTGCAWAEGAIFAQVPAMFPNDSGSVAGVVGGVGTVGGIVYPLFYSAPWLANLHLGYSVAAVTMIPIVVLSAWVFRPEIAKIANTAGFVGSTQDGPTVASGDD; encoded by the coding sequence ATGGGACTGATCAAGATGACGAAGTACCGGACGCTACTGTTGGCGACCATCGGCTTCAATTTCTCGTTCCTTATTTGGTTCTCGTTCGCGCCGTTCACCGGTCCAATGGCCGAGGAGTTCGGACTGTCGACGGCGGAGATCGGTATTCTGGCGAGCTCGGCCATCTGGATGGCGCCATTCGGCCGGATGCTCACCGGCTGGCTCTCGGATAAGTTCGGCGCGCCGGCTATCTTCGCCATCGTGCTGGCCTACGTCGGCGTGTTCTCGATCGGGAGCGCCTTCGCACAGGACTACTCCGTGTTCTTCGTGTTGCGACTCATCGTGGCGACGGCCGGCATCACGTTCGTCATCGGCATCCAGCACGTCGCCGAGTGGTTCGAGGAAGAGAATCTCGGTCTGGCTGAGGGTATTTATGCCGGCGTCGGGAACGCCGGGGCCGCCGGCGGCGCACTGATTCTCCCCCGCGTGTTCGGTTCCGGCTGGAGCGGCCCGCTGTTCTCGACCAACTGGCGAGCCGCGTTCTTCTACACCGGTATCGTCTCTATTCTCCTCGCAATCGCCTACTACACGCTCGGCGAGGCCGCGAAGACCGATGCAAAACGACAGGCGACCAAAGAGAACACCAACTTCAAAGGCTGGCTGCACACGGCCACGCGGTACGGCACTGTCGTCCTCGCCGCCGCGTACATCATGTCGTTCGGTCTGGAACTGTCGATGAACGGGTGGCTCGCTACTTACTATCGTGAGGCGTTCAATCAGGACAACCTCGTCATCGCAAGCACCTTCGCCGCGACCTTCTCGATTGCCGCGGGGCTGCTCCGGCCGTTCGGTGGCTACGGCAGCGACCTGCTGGCCCGCAAAGAAAAGAACATCCTGCCGTTCTTCAAGGGCCAGTACCGCGGACAGTGGACGTTCCTCGGGCTCTGTTTCATTGTGGTGATGATGTTCGCCATGACGCTGGCCGGCCTCTCTGGGGTGCTGTTGAACGCTGTCGTCATCGGCTTCCTCGTGGGCACGGGCTGTGCCTGGGCTGAGGGCGCTATCTTCGCGCAGGTGCCTGCGATGTTCCCCAACGACTCTGGTTCGGTTGCGGGGGTCGTCGGCGGCGTCGGCACTGTCGGTGGGATCGTCTACCCGCTGTTCTACTCCGCGCCGTGGCTGGCGAACCTCCACCTGGGGTACTCCGTAGCCGCTGTCACCATGATACCCATCGTCGTCCTGTCGGCGTGGGTGTTCCGACCGGAAATCGCCAAAATCGCGAACACGGCCGGGTTCGTCGGAAGTACGCAGGACGGCCCGACTGTCGCCTCCGGCGACGACTGA
- a CDS encoding substrate-binding protein produces the protein MGLEKGGEAVDRRSVLQIAGGVGSAGLAGLAGCQGGGSRAENTPEHPPLGNYPVDGDAVTLGFNVPQSGTYAAEGRDELRGYELAVTHLNEGGGWVGQGSFDVLSGDGVLGKTVEYVTADTETKPDVATANAKEMIEQDDVVMFSGGSSSSVAIAQQEVAQAQKVPYMCCLTHSNDTTGTDCVRYSFREMFNAYMTAQALLPVLKERFGRDAQYVQIYADYNWGQTMESSIRDFFTSSGWVELTSIPTRLGTTNYEEPLKQARDAGAEVVFLDHYGLDAANSLTKAQEILPDEVGIVVPLYNRIVAQNASKALDGVVGTVAWDTSISSDLSNAFKNAFTAEHGNAQRPSGVAHLAYAQTLQYAAAVERAGTFYPPAVIRELEDHEYSVGLGSQTMRSCDHQAQRGVPVVEGLPESEQSLGRFYDLLRVTKAVGYDCDGGPAVECELGEYGD, from the coding sequence ATGGGATTGGAAAAAGGGGGAGAGGCAGTTGACAGGCGGTCCGTACTACAGATTGCCGGTGGAGTCGGTAGCGCGGGGCTTGCCGGGCTAGCGGGGTGCCAAGGCGGAGGATCGAGAGCCGAAAACACACCGGAGCACCCACCGCTCGGGAACTATCCGGTCGACGGCGACGCGGTCACGCTCGGCTTCAATGTGCCACAGTCCGGGACCTACGCCGCCGAAGGGCGCGACGAACTCCGAGGGTATGAGCTCGCTGTCACGCACCTCAACGAGGGCGGCGGCTGGGTCGGACAGGGTTCCTTTGACGTACTCAGCGGCGATGGCGTGCTCGGAAAGACCGTCGAGTACGTCACTGCAGACACGGAGACGAAGCCGGATGTCGCGACGGCCAATGCAAAGGAGATGATCGAGCAGGACGACGTCGTCATGTTTTCCGGCGGCTCATCCAGTTCCGTCGCCATCGCTCAGCAGGAGGTTGCACAGGCCCAGAAAGTTCCGTATATGTGTTGTCTGACACACTCGAACGACACGACAGGGACGGACTGTGTCCGCTACAGCTTCCGGGAGATGTTCAACGCGTACATGACCGCACAAGCGCTGCTTCCGGTACTCAAGGAACGGTTTGGCCGGGACGCCCAGTACGTCCAGATCTACGCGGACTACAACTGGGGGCAAACGATGGAGTCGTCAATCCGTGATTTCTTCACGTCGAGTGGCTGGGTCGAACTCACAAGCATCCCGACACGTCTCGGGACGACGAACTACGAGGAACCGCTCAAACAGGCCCGGGACGCCGGTGCGGAGGTCGTCTTCCTTGACCACTACGGACTTGACGCCGCGAACTCACTGACAAAGGCGCAGGAAATTCTTCCTGACGAGGTGGGGATTGTGGTGCCGCTGTACAACCGTATCGTGGCGCAGAACGCCTCGAAAGCACTCGACGGTGTCGTCGGGACAGTTGCGTGGGATACCAGCATCTCGTCTGACCTCTCCAATGCGTTCAAGAACGCCTTCACCGCCGAGCACGGGAACGCACAGCGACCCTCCGGCGTGGCCCATCTGGCCTACGCACAGACGCTCCAGTACGCTGCGGCCGTCGAGCGGGCCGGCACGTTCTACCCGCCAGCAGTTATCCGAGAGCTGGAAGACCACGAATACTCGGTCGGGCTGGGTAGCCAGACGATGCGGAGCTGTGACCATCAGGCCCAGCGTGGCGTGCCGGTGGTCGAAGGGCTTCCCGAATCCGAGCAGTCACTCGGTCGGTTTTACGACCTGCTCAGGGTTACGAAAGCGGTCGGATACGACTGTGACGGCGGCCCGGCCGTCGAATGCGAACTCGGAGAGTATGGGGACTAG